Proteins from one Cryptomeria japonica chromosome 4, Sugi_1.0, whole genome shotgun sequence genomic window:
- the LOC131874854 gene encoding uncharacterized protein LOC131874854 has protein sequence MLQLVLIVLGPRRYHSSNAIFRFVLWGAYISADAVSICALGSMMHSARSGIYGIWAPLLLLHLGAPDAITAYSMADNELWLRHAFIMVYQVAAAVYVMYSSALKGHALASAILLLVAGAIKYGEKPLALWFSSFPQIFRSCLPISKYMKNGNVVESCRYIVMGEGQLQRARANEKNSSSLGGGVKQTEGSLETSSVEEGTKKAEVSIEASSHEEGRRIITIEDIKSAKIKERNYNLCLAYALFKMYKRRFASLDFDEVGVPETRAFWLKFSGKEAFRIVELELKFMYDELFSKWKEVTFSSFLTVLRLVNCILMGASVFLIWREKQHREAQRTVTYVVISVALVAEVFQFFRIMISDWTMVRLVCAHVEAFKHPLSQSTLNWCKICMLKVLEIAELVLGKVQNVVRRDTFEIRQHCLIGTCLGKSRFVWKMAGFFPKFNRHIVSVYIKVRHIHKVSVQDELKDFIFDILKQKISLQNDIEKCRRNIYMFEEDEFGIFKEGSYNLEEVILRLHVTTTMLDMKRALLEQIEDENVRLSRVLSRYCSYLLLSRPNLLPLHPEKARIVYMQHVERIVEMHESLLRPSGKRSQYHYMEPISKEVNNALAEAIGIPLELLGKEENEEERKRGYVKWKRNQEEKREKKDKEKRISTRDEDMEEARIIGYEEWKRKEEENRKKKDEERWTLLAEYWGRLVIYMAVYNKTSSHAECMADGGEFLSQVWVLLGHMGCGDQSEAAVKLKVEARMKQEQRMERQLRVGMEGKSPNILMPITDSGEQSICHEIEVDGPMEWARMERMEKESNVE, from the coding sequence ATGCTGCAGCTTGTTTTGATTGTTCTTGGTCCGCGCAGATATCATAGTTCAAATGCAATTTTTCGATTTGTGCTGTGGGGAGCTTACATTTCTGCGGATGCTGTGTCCATATGCGCACTTGGATCCATGATGCACAGTGCCAGGAGTGGGATATATGGAATATGGGCTCCATTGTTACTGCTGCATTTGGGAGCCCCGGATGCCATAACTGCCTATTCCATGGCCGATAATGAGCTATGGTTGAGACATGCATTCATTATGGTTTATCAAGTTGCAGCAGCAGTGTATGTTATGTATTCATCAGCATTGAAAGGCCATGCATTGGCTTCAGCTATCCTTCTTCTGGTTGCGGGGGCCATTAAGTATGGAGAAAAACCCCTCGCTTTGTGGTTTTCTAGCTTTCCTCAAATTTTTAGGTCATGTCTGCCAATTTCCAAATATATGAAGAATGGAAATGTCGTTGAAAGTTGTAGGTATATTGTTATGGGAGAGGGGCAACTACAGAGAGCCAGAGCAAATGAAAAGAATTCGTCTTCACTCGGAGGAGGGGTAAAACAGACAGAGGGATCCCTGGAGACGTCTTCAGTAGAAGAAGGGACAAAAAAGGCAGAGGTGTCCATCGAGGCGTCTTCACATGAGGAAGGAAGAAGGATAATAACCATTGAGGATATCAAGAGCGCTAAGATTAAAGAGAGGAACTACAATCTCTGCCTTGCCTATGCGTTGTTCAAAATGTATAAGCGGAGGTTTGCAAGTCTGGATTTCGATGAAGTGGGTGTGCCAGAGACAAGAGCTTTTTGGCTTAAGTTTAGTGGAAAGGAAGCATTCAGAATTGTAGAACTGGAATTGAAGTTCATGTATGATGAGCTCTTCTCCAAGTGGAAAGAAGTAACATTCAGTAGTTTTCTGACAGTATTACGCCTTGTCAACTGCATTCTCATGGGCGCCTCAGTGTTTCTGATATGGAGAGAGAAGCAGCACAGAGAAGCACAGCGGACGGTGACATACGTTGTGATTTCAGTGGCGCTTGTGGCAGAGGTATTTCAGTTCTTTCGAATTATGATATCAGATTGGACAATGGTCCGCTTAGTTTGTGCTCATGTTGAGGCATTTAAACATCCCCTCTCGCAGAGCACTCTTAACTGGTGCAAAATCTGCATGTTGAAGGTGCTAGAGATTGCTGAGCTTGTGCTGGGCAAGGTTCAAAATGTGGTTAGACGAGATACGTTTGAAATTCGACAACACTGCTTGATAGGGACTTGCCTTGGTAAGTCTCGATTCGTGTGGAAGATGGCTGGATTCTTCCCAAAGTTCAACAGACATATTGTAAGCGTGTACATCAAAGTAAGGCACATCCACAAAGTGTCTGTCCAAGACGAGCTCAAAGACTTCATTTTTGATATCCTAAAACAGAAAATCTCTCTCCAGAATGATATCGAAAAATGCAGAAGGAATATTTACATGTTTGAAGAGGATGAGTTCGGAATCTTTAAGGAGGGCAGCTACAATCTCGAGGAGGTCATTCTCAGGTTGCATGTGACTACGACGATGCTAGATATGAAGAGAGCATTGCTTGAACAGATTGAGGACGAGAATGTACGTTTGAGTAGAGTACTGTCGAGGTACTGTTCATATCTGCTTCTGTCACGCCCCAATCTTTTGCCCCTCCACCCGGAAAAGGCGAGGATTGTATACATGCAACACGTGGAGCGCATTGTGGAGATGCATGAGAGCCTTTTGAGACCTTCTGGCAAACGGTCTCAATATCATTATATGGAACCGATAAGCAAGGAAGTCAACAATGCACTAGCTGAAGCCATTGGCATACCATTGGAACTTCTaggaaaagaagaaaatgaagaagaaagaaaaagaggttATGTGAAATGGAAGAGAAAccaagaagagaaaagagagaagaaagataaagaaaaaagAATAAGCACAAGAGATGAAGATATGGAAGAAGCAAGAATAATAGGTTATGAAGAatggaagaggaaagaagaagagaacagaaaaaagaaagatgaagagaggtGGACATTATTGGCGGAGTATTGGGGTCGGTTGGTGATATACATGGCAGTGTATAATAAAACATCATCTCATGCAGAATGCATGGCTGATGGAGGAGAATTTTTGAGTCAAGTGTGGGTTTTATTGGGTCATATGGGATGTGGAGATCAGTCTGAGGCTGCTGTAAAATTGAAGGTTGAGGCACGGATGAAACAGGAGCAGCGCATGGAACGACAACTCAGAGTAGGCATGGAAGGTAAAAGTCCAAATATCTTGATGCCCATCACTGACAGTGGAGAACAGTCAATCTGCCATGAAATTGAGGTTGATGGGCCGATGGAATGGGCACGTATGGAACGCATGGAAAAAGAATCAAATGTGGAGTAG